Proteins from one Carassius gibelio isolate Cgi1373 ecotype wild population from Czech Republic chromosome A25, carGib1.2-hapl.c, whole genome shotgun sequence genomic window:
- the LOC127947082 gene encoding dnaJ homolog subfamily A member 4 isoform X1 — translation MVRETGFYDLLGVSPKASLDEIKKAYRKLALKYHPDKNPNEGEKFKLISQAYEVLSDPKKRDLYDQGGEQAIKEGGTGGGSPMDIFNMFFGGGGRMQRERRGKNVVHQLGVTLEELYNGSTRKLGLQKNVICEKCDGYGGKKGAIEKCSTCKGRGVQVQVQQIGPGMIQQIQSMCSDCQGQGERFNSKDRCKNCNGHKVERKKKILEVHIDKGMKDGQKITFHGEGDQEPGLEPGDVIIVLDLKEHPVFQRNNDNLIMKMKIKLVEALCGFKKTVRTLDNRLLLIQSAPGKVIRPNDVKCIHNEGMPLYRDPYEKGLLIIQFEIEFPDKHWLPEHMMPDLERLLPVRDHVMMSDDMEEVDLCELDYERQKRNYGGEAYDEDEGPRHSGVQCQTQ, via the exons ATGGTTCGAGAAACCGGTTTCTACGATCTGCTCGGCGTGAGTCCCAAAGCCTCGCTGGACGAGATCAAGAAGGCATATCGGAAACTGGCGCTGAAATATCACCCGGATAAAAACCCGAATGAAGGCGAGAAA TTTAAACTCATATCACAAGCCTACGAGGTCCTGTCAGATCCCAAAAAGCGGGATTTGTATGACCAAGGTGGCGAACAAGCCATAAAGGAAGGAGGCACGGGAGGAGGATCTCCCATGGACATTTTCAACATGTTCTTTGGTGGCGGAGGCAGAatgcagagagaaagaagag gcAAGAATGTGGTTCACCAGCTGGGAGTGACACTGGAGGAATTGTACAATGGCTCAACAAGAAAACTTGGTCTTCAGAAGAATGTGATCTGTGAGAAATGTGACG GTTATGGGGGCAAAAAAGGCGCAATTGAAAAATGCTCAACATGCAAAGGGAGAGGGGTTCAGGTCCAGGTGCAACAGATCGGACCGGGAATGATCCAGCAGATCCAGAGCATGTGCTCCGACTGCCAAGGACAGGGAGAGAGGTTCAACTCCAAGGACCGCTGCAAAAACTGCAATGGACACAAAGTAGAACGCAAGAAGAAGATTCTTGAAGTCCATATTGACAAAG GTATGAAGGACGGCCAGAAGATCACATTCCACGGAGAAGGAGATCAAGAGCCTGGACTGGAGCCTGGTGATGTTATAATCGTACTGGACTTGAAAGAACACCCCGTCTTCCAAAGAAATAATGACAATCTGATCATGAAGATGAAGATCAAGCTGGTGGAAGCGCTCtgtgggtttaaaaaaacagttcGTACGCTAGATAACCGATTGTTGCTCATCCAGTCAGCTCCAG gcAAAGTAATAAGACCTAATGatgtaaaatgtattcataatgaGGGAATGCCTTTGTATAGAGACCCTTATGAGAAAGGTCTTCTCATCATACAGTTTGAG ATTGAGTTCCCAGATAAACACTGGCTACCTGAGCACATGATGCCTGACCTGGAGAGGCTACTTCCTGTCAGAGATCACGTCATGATGTCAGATGATATGGAAGAGGTGGACCTGTGTGAACTAGACTATGAAAGACAAAAGAGAAACTACGGCGGTGAAGCCTACGATGAAGACGAAGGTCCCAGGCATAGTGGCGTCCAGTGCCAGACTCAGTAA
- the LOC127947082 gene encoding dnaJ homolog subfamily A member 4 isoform X2 — protein sequence MDIFNMFFGGGGRMQRERRGKNVVHQLGVTLEELYNGSTRKLGLQKNVICEKCDGYGGKKGAIEKCSTCKGRGVQVQVQQIGPGMIQQIQSMCSDCQGQGERFNSKDRCKNCNGHKVERKKKILEVHIDKGMKDGQKITFHGEGDQEPGLEPGDVIIVLDLKEHPVFQRNNDNLIMKMKIKLVEALCGFKKTVRTLDNRLLLIQSAPGKVIRPNDVKCIHNEGMPLYRDPYEKGLLIIQFEIEFPDKHWLPEHMMPDLERLLPVRDHVMMSDDMEEVDLCELDYERQKRNYGGEAYDEDEGPRHSGVQCQTQ from the exons ATGGACATTTTCAACATGTTCTTTGGTGGCGGAGGCAGAatgcagagagaaagaagag gcAAGAATGTGGTTCACCAGCTGGGAGTGACACTGGAGGAATTGTACAATGGCTCAACAAGAAAACTTGGTCTTCAGAAGAATGTGATCTGTGAGAAATGTGACG GTTATGGGGGCAAAAAAGGCGCAATTGAAAAATGCTCAACATGCAAAGGGAGAGGGGTTCAGGTCCAGGTGCAACAGATCGGACCGGGAATGATCCAGCAGATCCAGAGCATGTGCTCCGACTGCCAAGGACAGGGAGAGAGGTTCAACTCCAAGGACCGCTGCAAAAACTGCAATGGACACAAAGTAGAACGCAAGAAGAAGATTCTTGAAGTCCATATTGACAAAG GTATGAAGGACGGCCAGAAGATCACATTCCACGGAGAAGGAGATCAAGAGCCTGGACTGGAGCCTGGTGATGTTATAATCGTACTGGACTTGAAAGAACACCCCGTCTTCCAAAGAAATAATGACAATCTGATCATGAAGATGAAGATCAAGCTGGTGGAAGCGCTCtgtgggtttaaaaaaacagttcGTACGCTAGATAACCGATTGTTGCTCATCCAGTCAGCTCCAG gcAAAGTAATAAGACCTAATGatgtaaaatgtattcataatgaGGGAATGCCTTTGTATAGAGACCCTTATGAGAAAGGTCTTCTCATCATACAGTTTGAG ATTGAGTTCCCAGATAAACACTGGCTACCTGAGCACATGATGCCTGACCTGGAGAGGCTACTTCCTGTCAGAGATCACGTCATGATGTCAGATGATATGGAAGAGGTGGACCTGTGTGAACTAGACTATGAAAGACAAAAGAGAAACTACGGCGGTGAAGCCTACGATGAAGACGAAGGTCCCAGGCATAGTGGCGTCCAGTGCCAGACTCAGTAA
- the LOC127947083 gene encoding 40S ribosomal protein S27-like encodes MYKGVFYYGACLDMSRQMCFMKLRVATLHSSRDSRREADRRLECEYQQLHTMPLAKDLLNPSFDIERRQHKKKRLVQSPNSYFMDVKCPGCYKITTVFSHAQTVVLCVGCSTVLCQPTGGKARLTEGCSFRRKQH; translated from the exons ATGTATAAAGGCGTGTTTTATTATGGAGCATGCCTGGACATGTCTCGTCAGATGTGCTTTATGAAGCTACGCGTGGCAACCCTGCACTCATCGAGAGACTCGAGGAGAGAAGCAGATCGACGGCTCGAATGTGAATATCAGCAGCTCCACACAATGCCT CTGGCCAAAGATCTGCTGAACCCGTCCTTTGATATTGAAAGAAGACAGCATAAGAAGAAAAGGCTTGTGCAGAGTCCCAACTCGTACTTCATGGATGTAAAATGCCCAG GTTGTTATAAGATCACGACTGTGTTCAGTCATGCGCAGACGGTTGTGTTGTGCGTCGGGTGTTCAACAGTGCTCTGCCAGCCCACAGGAGGAAAAGCAAGACTGACCGAGG gTTGTTCTTTCAGAAGAAAGCAGCACTGA